The following proteins are encoded in a genomic region of Cyanobacteriota bacterium:
- a CDS encoding HEAT repeat domain-containing protein, whose product MTSPDLTTIATQLDSDNSRDRMLALAALRDVDAADAVPLIKKVLNDKNLQVRSMAVFALGLKQTDECYPILVRLLETDPDYGIRADAAGAMGYLGDIRAFEPLCRAFYEDTDWLVRFSAAVSLGNLKDPRAYNVLMQALDSDEVVLQQAAIAALGEIGAVDAIDRLLQFAQSDDWLVRQRLAEALGHLPSPKSISALNYLAKDANPSVAEAALFALQRLKDLGADNSGTTN is encoded by the coding sequence ATGACCTCTCCTGACCTGACCACCATTGCAACTCAACTAGACAGTGATAACTCCCGCGATCGCATGTTAGCGCTTGCTGCCCTTAGGGATGTAGACGCTGCGGATGCGGTTCCCCTGATCAAAAAAGTTTTGAATGATAAAAATCTGCAAGTACGTTCCATGGCAGTGTTTGCCCTAGGTTTAAAGCAAACCGATGAATGCTATCCCATTCTAGTTCGGCTGTTGGAAACGGATCCTGACTATGGAATTCGAGCGGATGCTGCGGGCGCTATGGGCTACTTGGGAGATATTCGAGCCTTTGAGCCACTCTGCCGTGCCTTCTACGAAGATACTGATTGGCTGGTGCGCTTTAGTGCTGCTGTATCCTTGGGCAATCTCAAAGACCCCCGCGCCTATAATGTGCTGATGCAAGCACTTGACAGTGATGAAGTTGTGCTGCAACAGGCCGCGATCGCAGCCTTGGGGGAAATTGGGGCCGTGGATGCCATTGATCGGCTGCTGCAATTTGCTCAGTCTGATGACTGGCTTGTGCGACAACGATTAGCCGAGGCATTGGGTCATCTTCCCAGTCCGAAGAGCATTTCAGCGCTGAACTATCTGGCAAAAGACGCTAATCCTAGTGTAGCTGAGGCAGCCTTATTTGCCCTGCAACGGTTAAAAGACCTAGGTGCAGATAATTCGGGCACCACCAATTGA
- a CDS encoding PrsW family glutamic-type intramembrane protease, producing MNRTQPATAQLRQVPTENLHGRRLLRYRLRPDRPVVIGRETDCHLRLSSTHYSTVSRYHAELRPHRIPAPIPGQDDRVVWQIQDLDTQNGTYVNGELIAGWHELRPGDRIRFSRSGPEFVFEQEPTPAMPSQSDRVTITQLIPLWSSDARSNLVHKAYLIPGIITVLFVVGMFATVNQPVLFKQALAVYVTAAAYYVIYQLCGKQKPWWLPIGVAACMVLLLLSPVLTIFTWVFREILPGGVPDNPQSLGFLPLLVRMFFGAGLMEELLKILPLVAVFWLGTQLRSPYREVIGLWEPLDGIILGTASAAGFILFETLGQYVPMIVQQGGEQQGIQILIPRVLGSVAGHMAYSGYFGYFVGLSVQKPSQRWSVLTVGCLSAAGLHALWNAAGFFNSPLLAIVGILSYACLAAAILKARKISTTRQHNFATRLRSGDDR from the coding sequence ATGAATAGGACTCAGCCAGCTACAGCTCAGTTGCGACAGGTGCCTACAGAAAATTTGCATGGGCGGCGTTTGCTTCGGTATAGGTTGCGCCCTGATCGCCCTGTCGTTATAGGGCGAGAAACCGATTGTCACCTGCGGTTAAGTTCAACTCACTACAGTACTGTGTCTCGATACCATGCAGAGCTGCGACCGCACCGTATTCCTGCACCTATTCCAGGACAGGATGATCGAGTCGTCTGGCAAATTCAGGATTTAGATACTCAAAACGGCACCTACGTTAACGGTGAGCTGATTGCAGGCTGGCACGAGTTACGACCCGGCGATCGCATTCGCTTTAGTCGCAGTGGGCCAGAATTTGTCTTTGAGCAAGAACCTACCCCTGCTATGCCTAGTCAGTCAGATCGGGTGACCATTACCCAACTTATACCCCTATGGTCTTCCGATGCTCGCAGTAACTTAGTACACAAGGCATATCTAATACCAGGGATTATCACCGTACTGTTTGTGGTTGGCATGTTTGCTACGGTCAATCAGCCTGTACTGTTCAAACAGGCTCTAGCCGTTTATGTAACAGCAGCAGCCTACTACGTGATCTATCAACTGTGTGGCAAGCAAAAGCCGTGGTGGTTGCCCATTGGCGTTGCTGCCTGTATGGTGCTGTTGTTGCTTAGCCCAGTGTTGACAATCTTTACGTGGGTATTTCGAGAAATTTTGCCAGGGGGAGTCCCTGACAATCCCCAATCGTTAGGATTCTTGCCATTGTTAGTTCGGATGTTTTTTGGAGCCGGACTTATGGAAGAGCTGCTGAAAATATTGCCTCTAGTAGCCGTATTTTGGCTGGGGACACAGTTGCGATCGCCCTACCGAGAAGTCATTGGCCTCTGGGAACCGCTTGATGGCATCATTCTTGGCACAGCCTCTGCCGCGGGCTTCATCTTGTTTGAAACCCTAGGACAATACGTACCCATGATTGTGCAACAGGGGGGAGAACAGCAGGGAATCCAGATTCTCATCCCTAGGGTGTTGGGTTCTGTAGCGGGTCATATGGCCTATAGTGGCTACTTTGGCTACTTTGTTGGTCTAAGTGTGCAGAAACCCAGCCAACGATGGTCAGTTTTAACGGTTGGGTGTCTCAGTGCTGCTGGACTCCATGCTTTATGGAATGCTGCTGGTTTTTTCAATTCGCCGTTGTTGGCCATTGTAGGCATTCTCTCCTATGCCTGCCTAGCTGCTGCCATCCTCAAAGCTAGAAAAATCTCTACAACCCGTCAGCACAACTTTGCTACTCGGTTACGGTCTGGGGACGATCGCTAG
- a CDS encoding DUF2854 domain-containing protein — MVRQISLGTLGLWVGTLLTIGGFIAYATNNPTLNLAGFFYGIPLLLGGLALKAAELKPVPYSQPTTPEVLALRDRLATTTQHQIRKDVTRYRYGQEAHLDTSLAHLGLSPSDEERPILRSIREDDRDGAYALTLEFESPLIPLETWQQKQDKITTFFGPGIRVEITQPTEDRIDLALISAPKPAETQ, encoded by the coding sequence ATGGTACGGCAGATTTCATTAGGCACATTGGGGCTATGGGTTGGCACGCTACTGACGATCGGCGGCTTTATTGCCTATGCTACCAATAATCCCACCCTCAATCTGGCTGGTTTTTTCTATGGCATTCCCCTGTTGTTAGGCGGTTTGGCCCTTAAAGCAGCGGAGCTAAAACCTGTGCCCTACAGTCAACCAACGACTCCAGAAGTCTTAGCCTTGCGAGATAGGCTAGCAACTACTACTCAACATCAAATCCGCAAGGATGTAACCCGCTATCGCTACGGGCAAGAAGCTCATTTAGACACCTCACTAGCTCATTTGGGTTTGAGTCCTAGTGACGAGGAGCGCCCAATCCTGCGTAGCATTCGTGAAGACGATCGTGACGGGGCCTATGCTTTGACGCTGGAGTTCGAGTCTCCCCTAATTCCACTGGAAACCTGGCAACAAAAACAAGACAAGATCACCACGTTTTTTGGGCCTGGTATCCGAGTTGAGATTACCCAGCCAACTGAAGACCGCATTGACCTTGCTCTGATCTCAGCCCCTAAGCCAGCAGAGACCCAATAG